The Arcobacter roscoffensis genome segment TTAATATCCACAAAAGGTGTATATGGTCTTACAGCCATGTACGAACTAAGCAAGCATGACAAAGAGACTCCTATGCAAATCAAGGAGATCTCTTCAAATGCTAATATTCCTCAAAACTACTTAGAACAACTTCTAAGTAAGTTAAGAAGAGCCGAACTTGTAAAAAGTATTAGAGGTGCTAAGGGTGGATATATCCTAGCTCATAATGCTGAAGATATCAAGGTTGTTGATATTTTAATAGCATTAGAGGATGATTTAAAGATTGTTGATGCTAAAGCTTCGAATCCAATTTTGAATATCTTTTTTGATGATTCGAAGCAAAGCATGAAAAAAATATTTGATGTGACTCTAGCTGGTCTAGATGATTATCAAGATAAATACAATGAATTTTTACATTATAGTATATAAAGGAAATAAATTATGAATTACGCTGAAAATTTAACACAATTAATTGGAAACACTCCATTAGTAAAATTACAAGGTTCTAGTAACGCAAGTGGTGCTACTGTATTAGGTAAGTGTGAGTTTATGAACCCATCTCACTCTGTTAAAGATAGAATTGGTACAAACATGATTAACACTGCTTTAGAGCAAGGTTTAATCAACAAAGATACAACTGTAATTGAGCCAACTTCTGGTAATACAGGTATTGCTTTAGCTTCTGTTTGTGCAGCTTTAGGAATTAAATTAGTTCTTACTATGCCTTCATCAATGAGTATTGAAAGAAGAAGATTATTAAAAGCTTTAGGTGCTGATTTAGTATTAACAGAGCCAGAAAAAGGTATGAAAGGTGCTATTGAAAAAGCAAGTGAATTAGCAGAGCAAACAGAAAACTCTTTCATTCCACAACAGTTTAACAATGGTGCAAATCCAGAGATTCACAGACAAACAACTGCACAAGAAATCTTAAAAGATACAGATGGAAAAATTGATATTTTAGTTGCAGCTATTGGTACTGGTGGAACTATTACAGGTGTTGGTGAAGTATTAAAACAACACAACCCTGATATTAAAGTAATTGCAGTTGAGCCAGAAGCATCTCCTGTATTAAGTGGTGGTAAACCAGGACCTCATAAAATCCAAGGTATTGGTGCAGGATTTGTTCCAGGTGTATTAAATACTGATGTATTTGATGAAGTTCTTACAGTTGGAAATGATACTGCTATTGAAGCATCTAGAAAATTAGCTCAAACTGAAGGTTTATTAATTGGTATTTCAGCAGGAGCAAATGTTCACGCAGCAGATGTAATTGCAAACAGACCTGAAAATAAAGGTAAAACAATTGTTACTATCCTTTGTGATACAGGTGAAAGATATTTAAGTTCAGGACTATATAACTATGATGAAGAGTAATAACTCTTCATCAGTATATAGCCCTTTAAAAAGAAAGGGAAAATAAATATGCATGAAAAACCTTATAGATCTATCGTAAAGACTATATCTTGGAGAACTCTAGGAACTCTTGACACAATCATCATCTCTTATTTTATTACAGGAAGTTTAGGTA includes the following:
- a CDS encoding RrF2 family transcriptional regulator, with protein sequence MPLISTKGVYGLTAMYELSKHDKETPMQIKEISSNANIPQNYLEQLLSKLRRAELVKSIRGAKGGYILAHNAEDIKVVDILIALEDDLKIVDAKASNPILNIFFDDSKQSMKKIFDVTLAGLDDYQDKYNEFLHYSI
- the cysK gene encoding cysteine synthase A, which produces MNYAENLTQLIGNTPLVKLQGSSNASGATVLGKCEFMNPSHSVKDRIGTNMINTALEQGLINKDTTVIEPTSGNTGIALASVCAALGIKLVLTMPSSMSIERRRLLKALGADLVLTEPEKGMKGAIEKASELAEQTENSFIPQQFNNGANPEIHRQTTAQEILKDTDGKIDILVAAIGTGGTITGVGEVLKQHNPDIKVIAVEPEASPVLSGGKPGPHKIQGIGAGFVPGVLNTDVFDEVLTVGNDTAIEASRKLAQTEGLLIGISAGANVHAADVIANRPENKGKTIVTILCDTGERYLSSGLYNYDEE